In Lolium rigidum isolate FL_2022 chromosome 7, APGP_CSIRO_Lrig_0.1, whole genome shotgun sequence, the DNA window acacatccataaccaaattggaggctcccaagatgtaaccacgaagctttacacgaagagtagcttcgaggtcacctcacaaagatccactaagaatgttgatgacacacaaattcctttggtggaagaGTTGATCTAGGTCATCTCTACCAAATCCTCAAGTATGGTGGAGTTTGAGTGGAGGGGTAGAGAGATCTAGGATTTTTGAGCTCAGCAATGGTGGTCTCAGATTTGGAATTTTCGTTAGTACAAAACCATTGGAGAAGAAGAGCCTTTTATACCCCCGTGGAGGGGATCCTGCCGTTGGAGGTGTtgtgaccggtagtaccggccaggttgggccggtactaccatCCGTGGTCGACGTGGCGATCAGGGATGGAGGAGACGAGCGGTACCTCCGGCCGGGCCTGTGCGGAGCCTCCGGCCCCGGTACCGGTGGGCACGCCAAACCCCTGGAAAGTCTCTGTGAGCAAGGCCGCattagcggtaccgcgagcggtacctcgtctggaggctccggccatgggcAGGCCGGTGGTTCCGGCCGTAGCCGACGGTAGCTCCGGTCGCTGGCCCCTCCACTCcattttcttctcttcttcttttcttccttcttttcttccttcttttctttattcttttctttcttcCATCTAAGCCCAAATATGAAGATCATTTCATTTCCCGAAATAATAACTTCAAGCTCTTCAACTTTTGGGAACAATGATCATTGCTAAACCTTCAAttcttatacaaaataattagtcgatcatgataggcacctcacaagatctaaacatgaagcataatgaggagaagacaaccatctagctactgctatggacccgtagtccagagatgaactactcacgcatcacttcggaggcagacatggtgatgaagaggcctccggtgatgatctccctctccggcagggtgccgggaagagcttcagaaccctcccgagctagggtcgacgatggtggcggctacataacttttcgtggatggagactcgAGTGTTTAGGTTTTCCCGAACAgatgaatatataggcggaagggcgaggtcggtgggcgcccgaggggcccacaccacccctaggcgcggccaggggggcccgtgcGTAGGCATGGTGCAGCCGCCTCCtagctcttctccgtctcccctctggactccgtcttcgtgacagtAAATAGGAACTTCAGCTTtcatttcgtcaaattccgaaaaTAATTcatgtacaatttttctgaaatacaaaaacaacagaaaacaggaactgacactgtggcatcttgttaataggttagttccagaaaatgcataaaaatgccacgaagtgtaaacaaaacatataaaaattggtgtaaacaagcatgtagcattaaaaattataaatacgtttgcaacgtatcaccccGCCGACCCCTTCGGGTCACCTTGAAACGGGCGGGTAAGTTGCCTACCATCCTCACCGGCAAAGGAAGAAGGGAGCAAGGACAGAGGTTGAGGAAGTGGGTAACCCCACCACCCCCGCCCAAGATTATTTAAAGAAAAGAGATAAAGGGGGATGCATACTCCTCGATATGAAGGGTGAAGCAATTACGAGTTCATAAATACCCACTCCACGTCTCGCCCGAGGAAATCGAGACGGTTAAGTTCCCAAAGTGAAGATTCGGAGAAGCAAGTGCGGTCTGGTCCAGCTTGTATAATGGACCTTAACTGCCACGTCTTGGGATGGAACATTCAAGAACCCTTAGATGCCTACTCGGATATccacatgctcgggggctactgaccggGAACCTAACTATAGGGTACCCCCGAGTTCCACCAAGGGGCGGCTAGGCCCCAAGCCCGTCACCGGCTCCCTGGAAGCTGGAAGACTAGCACTCCCTCGTTACCTCTAGAGGAAGAGGGGTAATAAGGGAAGAAAAGCACGGCAAGAAGACCACGTATGGCCTGGTTGTGGCAACACCATCTCGACAAGACCAACGAGAGCCCATCTGCCCTCTTCGGTCATGTCCCGCACAATCAGGTACGGGGAGGTAGGGTACGTCCCCATGCTTACGACATCAACACTGCTTCACCGTGACCGAGCCACGGCGCCCAGAAGTAGAACCGTCCCGTCCCAACGTGGGGTGTGTACCTTAACCGTGGGTCTCGGTATGACAAGGACGTGGCCTCTTCTCCTTCATGAACGAGGCAACTCCCTCATAATGATTTTGCTCAAAGTTTAGTTGGCTACACAAACATAATTCATCTTAGTTTTAGAAAGGCTAGCAAGGGGGAGAAGGTGACCACTAGCCCTGTGTAAACTTGCTCATTAGGATAGTCTATTTCACAAAGCGAAAGATAAATTATGTGACTCACAACATATGAGGCCTATCACGGTAGAAGTTGCAGAGGAAACTAACATGTGCAGTCGTTTTCGAGAGCAAGATTAGCACTGAATCAAGGCGCAAATTCAAAGTATAAATTTGAAAAAAGACTCATTTGATTTATAGAATCTGTataggaattatgtaggatttaAATACTAAAGGAAAAATTCCTACACAAGTTGTTTGACTCATAGGAATATATCCTATAGGAACCAATCCTATAAAAATCTTCTAatgcaaatcctataggaaaaaacatGAAGTATAATCTCATGGAAAATTCTTTGACCAATCAAACACTCATCATCTTCCCATATGATTCAAATAACCATAACATTCCAATCTCTATgctttctttttttttgcgagggaAAAGGAGTTTTATTAACTTTGGGTAGAATTACAATCAATGTCTAAAGCACCAGCCACTTCCTGGGGGAAATGACGGAGCCACACACGAGTCCATCCATGAGTTCTACCTAAATTCGCTAACAGATGACTAACATAGTTACTAGTACGATCAACCTTAGCGACTTGAACTTCCCGAAATTTTGACAGATCAGACCACCTGCCCCAGTGAAATGCCAGAAAAGACCACCTCTGAGTGCAAATGTCAAAACTACCATGGCGGCACGCTGGCCAAGCGACACGTCGCACATGCCGCCGTAGCCGGTGGCGGCAGGACTTGCCGCCATGAGTGGTGGCGGCACGTTGGACGAACGTCGGGTGgtgggcccgccgccaccgggcCGTGGCGGCACGCTGACGTGGCAACATGCCACCACCAGCTGTGGCGGCACGCCGACGTGGCCTGACATGCCACATCAGCGTGCCGCCACAGCCGGTGGCGGCATGTTGCCATGTCAGCGTGCCGCCacagccggtggcggcagggcccaccACCTGGCGTCGCGGACGAAGCTGCCCAACGTGCCGCCACCACTCACGGCGGCAAGCCCTGCCGCCACCAGCTCCGGCGGCATGTGCGACGTGTCGCTTGGCCAGCGTGCCGCCATGGTAGTTTTGACATTTGCACTcagaggtggtcttttttggcaTTTCACTGGGGCAGGTGGTCTGATCTGTCAAAATTTCGAACTTCCCTTTTCCGAATCATCTCCCTAATTACTTGAATTCTTGAAGCATACTTCGTCAGGTTCGGAGTGCCTTCCTTGATCAAAGTAATTGCTTCCGCGCAGTCTGACTCGATCATAAACCTGCCAGTGGTAACCGTCATGGCCTGGGCAATACCCAATTCCATTGCTGCTATCTCTGCCTCTGTAGAGTCTATGCAATGTTGAAGCTGCCAACAAGCAGTGAGGATCACAGTTCCATCGTGGTCTCTGATTACTATACCTGCTCCAGCCGAATCGTTGGCATTGGAGCCATCAACATTGAGTTTCAGTACACCCATTGCTGGAGGCATCCACTTCTGCTTATTCTTCTTTTCTCCTCTACACATGTGTTTGTTAGGCTGGAACCCTGCCTGTGAGATCACCATCTTCCCCTTCTCTAAATCTGCCATGGGATGTTGCTTAATTAGCAAGAGTGAATCCAGGTAGCTCATATGGGATGATCTCTATGCTTTCTTGTTCCTATACTTTTCGTACCCTATGAATCAAACGAGCCATCAAATCTGTTAACTCGAAGGAAAGAGGTGATAAAGATATACCAACTCAGATCTTGTATCCATTGCAAGCACTCTCCGTTCACGTGGACGGAGGAAATATAATAGAGGCTACCTAACTTTTAATTTCTTTCGTAATACTGTATCTTTCCCTTCCCAAGCTTTCCAAAGCAATTTATTTCTGAATGCACAATTTCGGCATCTCAGATCTTTAAATGGTTTTGTTTGGTTGCTGACAAaacggtggatgggactggaagATTTGCAGTTCGTCCAATGGTAGATACAGAAATGGAGCCGTTCTGCCCCCCTCGCCGGTCACCCTTGCCTTCTTCTCCCAGTCCTGCGCAGCAACTCACGCGTAAGAGAGGTCGTCAGACAGACAGCATGTACAGTCTGCACTTGCAGTACACCGCGCTCACCTTCCACCCGCATGCCCTCCACGGCCATCTCCTGCCACCCAGCCCAGCGACCCCTCCATTCCGCTGCCGCTCACCACCATCTCCAGCTCTTGCGGCGGCCGCCGCAGGGCTCCGTTTCGCCTATGCCccccgcgcctccgccgccggaaACCCACGCCCCGAACCGCAGGTGGCTGGCTGTCTAGCACCTGAACACCTTCGAGTTCTGAATTCCCCCACCAGGCTAAGCGGTGACTAATTTTCTTGTGGATTTGCAGGATGAGCCCGGGCGGAAGGGCGGGTTCTGGGCCAAGTGGACGGTGAGTTGGTCGCCGTTGAATCAACGAAGGGGGTTGAACTTGTCTGGCTGCTTTTGAATTTTCATGGATTTTGCGGGACTGAATTTGTGGATGCGCGCAGGTGGAGAGCGCGGAAATGAGGGCGAGGGTGGCCAAGCTCGGCCTGGCCGCCGTGCTGGCCTACGGGCTGTTCGACGCCGTCACCTACACGACCTTCTTCGTGCTCGCCTTCCTCGGCTACGAGAAGAGCACCGGCAAGAACCCCGCGGCCAACCTCAAGGCCTTGGTGGGGGTAAGGCTCTGCTTGAGCTACACTGTTGTTGATTATTCATGCACGCATTTGTGTCTTTCAGTTAGGTACTGCAGTGTGAAGAATGTGAAATGGAGCTTCTATTTCTGTTCGTTGCAACTCCTTTTGTACCCTTGTTGGTTTACTCTTAATAATTTTAGAGCCCCTTTTGTACCCTTGTTAGTTTACTCTTAATAATTTTAGAGCGATATTCGAGACTACTCGTTGAAAATAGCAAATATGCAAGAATTTTTGTCTGTTTCTTGTGCATTGTTCAACTGTCAGACTCCCAACAGGCCAAGACTGACCCTCATCTCTTTTCTCATGTGTCAGATAGTTATCCTAATGTGGACTGGTAACAATGTTACGAGGCCGTTCCGAGTTGCCGGCGCTGCTGCTTTGGCACCAGTAATCGACAGAGGGTTGAAGGGTATGCaggagaaacttaatcttccgagCCAGATGTATGCTTTCCTGCTTGTAGTTGGAACTGTGGCTGTGGTATGCTTCACAGTTGTTGGTTTCCTGATCCTCTCAAAATGGGGAAAGTGAAGACCGAAGTGTCAATCCTACTGTGGCAACCATATTTGTTCAATTCCTGGCCCTGGCATGGTAAGATCAATAATGAATCGTTTGCATGTAtttgctttagccatgttttgtctgAATGCTGGATCCAACTAGGTCAGTTTAATTGTCTTACAAATCTTATGGTCCTCGTTTCAAAGGATGCTAGTTTTCTACACAGTAGTGCCAGGTGGTTAATTGACAACTTGTACAAGTTCTGTTGAGCAAGAAAAATTATGGTTGCAATTGGGCAGTAACAAGTGGCCTGTTGTTTCAGCTGGGCAGTAAACTTTAAAGGATAATTGTGCTGAGGATTTTAGCGAAGTTTCCATGTTCCTAGACCATGATCATCAggcggcctttcatgagtttattgtTGGAAAGGCTGAATATTGTTCTGAAAGAAATTCCTATCGAGCAAACTGCGTTTATTCTACTTACCCTGCTAGACAATAGCAAAAATGAAGCATGTTCTGTGCACATCAAATTATGCAATATGTGGTATATAAAATAGAATTAGAATATACATATATCTTGATATTGGATTGTTTCATGTTCTGTGCACATCAAATTATGCAATATGTGGTATATAAAAGAGAATTAGAATAATACATATATCTTGATATTGGATTGTTTCATGTTCTCTCATTGTCCAATCTGCACTCTACGTAACATATGCATACACTATATAAGCTTCAAGCATTCATGATTTTCTTCAGTAAATTTAACGTCATCACTGAGTAAGTAAAACTTGTTGCCAAGCATCCTCTGCACCACCGGGGAAAAAATATTCTAACAGTAAAAACTGAAAATCCCAAAAAATGTCAGCTTGCATAAATAAATCTCTATTTTCTCTGCTGGTTAATCTTCAGATCTGACTCACATCCTTGCATTCCTCTCGAATACAGGTCATGTTCTCCTTTAACATTCAAGTCTAATAAGAGAAGATCCTCAGTTTTTGGCGTGCATTTGACATTCTTAGCCTGCTGACTTTGTACATGGTAGAGCTGAAAATCTAAATTGTTATCATTAAGATTGTCATCAGATATGGCTTTCATCAAATGTTCACTGTTTTCTTCATACACATGTGTTCCGTTCTCCGTCAAGCCTGGGAGGGCTATGTTGAAGTCCATGAGCTGTGATCTGGTATTTTCTAGGCCAGTATATCCATTTGCCTCAAAAgaaatatttttctgagctttgtTTAGTATTTCCGTTAAATACCTCCCTTGAGCCTCTATTCGCATCTGCAGCTTCTTCTGCACCTGATTGCAGACATAGACATTTTTAACCTACATGGTACAAAGTTCAGAACTATATAGGCACTGATGCAGAAGCTGTCTAACCTCAAGTTGTTCACATAGTTCTCTTTGGACCTGAATTTGATACCTGAGTGTATCCTCAAGCGGCATTTCTCTGATACAAATAAGATTTTTTTAATGGTTAAATCAGATGCTCATAAACTCTCAACTAAAGAAAATGGCCCATGTACGAAGACACAGGACAGTAAGTAATTGATAGGAATATATGTTTGGAAGGTGaaatttaattgtttgaaattttaaGAAATCCTAATACTTGTTATTAGCATGTGAATAGTAACCATATCTCACTTTTCAGTTAAACTTTACAATGGAGCCCTTGCGGTGTTTGTAGACGAATTCCTGATTGATTTCTAGATGTAGCACTAGCCCATGATGTCTAACTGTTGTGACAGGTTCCGAGACCAAACACCAATCTGCTAGCTTGACATCTTAGCAATGTGTAGTTGTGTACTTGACAAAAGGCAGTAGGATGGCGTACATCTTTGAGCTAAACTCGTTATAACTGACAACGATTACAGGGTTCCAGTTGTAGATAGGTCCAGGGGAACAGGAGAAGCTCTAGTTACCTTGCGCCACCGCATCCAGCAGGAACAACAGGAGACGCTCCGATTGGAAAGTTTATGTTTTGGCCACTAAATCCTGATAAAACATAGACAGCAAGTTTGAGGTTTAGAAGGAGAAATGTTGGATTGAGTGCATTTTGGTGTTGACGGTAACAGTTCCAAGGTACATACCACCACCGTTGGGCAGTTCCAGGTCCGTGGTTTTTTTGGTTTGCTTTCCCAGTCTGTATTTCTAAAGTGCAGAGAACAAGCATTGCTCAGCCAATTACTACAGTACTGAGAAGATGAAGAGCATGAAGTGATGTGGGCAATGTTTACTGAAATAGCAGAGTTGGATGAAACCTGAAGGTGGCTTTTGAGATGGTACAGGGTGAGGCCCTTCATGGCCATCAGCCTGAGCACTGACTTGGGCGTCGCTTCTGTTGCAGACAAAGTAACAGTCAGATTGGATAAGGTATAGTTCAATTGATGCTCCTAGAAAGAAGCAAAGCCAACTGAGTGTGCTGAATCAGCTACAGATATTGTCCAAAAAAATTGCTCATGATCGTTCTATATCAGAGGTAAAGGATTCGAATGATCTTTGCCTTTTGGCACCTAAAAGCACGCTTCATCAGGACAAGAGCACCGGCCACCGGGCAACAGGCAGTTTGCTGTGCTGTGCTCCACATGATCGCCAGCGCTGCCGTGAAGAGGAACTGATCATAAGCCAGGAACGGAGTAGCAGGCAAGGGACTCACTGTCGGGGCCGCCGAGCCTGGCAACGGCGTGGACGAAGCGCTGGTGGAGATCCGGCGTCCACCGCAGCCGCTGCTTGGGGTCCCGCgacaccgccgccgctgccgtagcgtctccgccgccgccgtagctGTAGCTCCCCTCCATCCCTTCGAACATCTCAATCGACCACGGCGTAGACTCCTGTCGGTTGTTTCCCTCCGGCCAAGATCGAGCTCCTGGCGTAGCATAAAACTGCAGACTGGTGGTGGCGCTGGGGAAGGAAATACTACACGTTGTGTGGAGTGTGAAGTCTACGCGAGGACAAGAAGACGAGCGAGAGGTTGCGACGCAGAAGACGACGAGCGGAGGTCGCGGAGAGAGTGGGGGCATCATGTCATGTGTGCGAGGAATCTAGGGAGGACTTTGAACCGGGCCAGCTGCAACGCAGACGGCAAAAGGAACAAAACAAGAAACCGGTCGAGCATCTACCTCGGCGACGGCACCACGTCACCACCAACCGGGGCGGGCGGGCCGGCTAGCCGGCGGCAGCACGGCGCCGCTGCGGGTTGGCTGCCTACTTACAAATGACACTAATGTGCTCAAATAAGACACTTGTTTTAGCACAGAGTTAGTTCATACAAATGACACTACTAGTACAGCCTCGTACAGTACTATATTTAGATGCTAGTAATAGTATAACCCGTTGCCTGACGTGTTGGCTAGATTCGTTGGCAAAGGATGGTGGCCAAATTGAGAAAGCTACGTACCTCCAAATCGAATCTTGCTGTTAGTCTTTGGCTCCCAGATTCGCATTGGTGCGAGACAGGCTCTGCCTCTGGGGATGGCTCTGGATTCAACGAGAAGATGACATCCACCATATATGCATGGTCGATGCAGCGTCGACTTTGTATGGATAAATTCTCCGTGCCTTTGCGGTGTGCGCTCTCTCCGACTCACCGAAACTGAATCTTGACTGTGAACTCAACGGCTTTGTCGAAGTAACAGATCGAAGGGGGAAGTTTAACCGAGCTAGTGACACTGTGAACATGATGCCCAACGGCGTGCCGAGCTGAGCCGTGGCTGTACGAGCAAGCAAACGCCAACTTTGGCAGTAGGTGAGCCAGGAGGAATATTCCGTGTCCACGTGGAAGCCGGGGGAGGGACCTGGCCCGAGCGAGACGGCGACGATGTTGGCGCTGATGTCGCTGGAATATTCGCGCCAGCGCGGCCTAATTGACTCGCCACCGGCTGACCGACGAATCACGAGCTTTTCCCCGATCTCCATCACGGCCACACGCCGATCGTCGCCGCAATGATTTGGTGGCCGTATATGTGATGTCCAGACTCTGCACTCAACTGAGCAGATTGATTCGAGCATCTTTGGTTGCTGTTGAGCCCAGTTCGTGCTGTTTCCTGATACCCCGATTACAGTTCGGGGAGGCATCACCTCAGATTCCCAAAACAGCATCTACTGACATACAGTTACCAATCGACTTCAGTCAGCTCGCTCATATATTCACACGTCTATCCCTCAAATTTTGATGCACATCGTTCTCTCTTTTGTTCCTAGTCACCATTTTCATAAAACAGCAAAAGCCCTCCCTGAGCAGACACTGTACATAAGAAAATGCAGGCGTTGAATTCCAATACCGAGACCAAGgcaagcaaaaaaaaagaaaaaaaaaattacaatacCAAGAAGCATTACAGCAGCAAAGACATTAGACTTACAGAAGGAGCGTATAAACCATATGCTGGGATATAACCATGGTGCGTGTTATCTTATCCGCAAACCCAGTAAATACAATATACACTCACCAAGACAGACCAAGATCACAATACTTGACTCAGGAAATTAAAGTAACACATAGTGAAATCACCAAAAGTGAGATATAtaacaaaatagaaaaaataaaccaatcgGCATACATCGCCCGGCGAAATGAGGAATACCAGAACACTGCAAATGTTTTCGCTCGAGAGCTCATTTGTAGCCAAACTGGTACTTGTTGTAGTTCGCCAAGCTCTCGATGCCACCAGCGCGCTGCGTAGTCGAAGGATTTCCAGACATTCCTAGACCGGATCCCCCCGCGCCCATGTTCCACGAGGGCTGAGCCTTGTCGTCGAACCCATCACCGAGGCCACCCACGATCCCAACATCAGCTAAGTTCACCTTCTTCGCTGCAATTTGCAACAAAGAAAAGGAGAAACATCAACACTTTTGTCATCAAGCTACTACACTGGGAAGGGGAAATAAGACGAGGAGCTTACGTCCGGTTATGTTCAGATCAATCAATCCACGGCTCAAAGAGTCGGCCCATATGCTAGATTTGACCTGAACATTTTCTTTCTTGGTATTAGACTTGGGAGCTGCCAGAGGTGTTTGACCTGCCCTCCCATTGTTGATACTAGAAGAAAAATCGAATGGGTCCTTGGCTGCTTCCTCAGTGTTTGCCACGAAGGCACCAAAATCAGATGCATCAGTTTTTGGAGCTGCCAAAGGTGTTGCTACGCCAAAATTACCACTGGAAGAAAAATCAAAGGGGTCTTTAGCTGCGGCCTTAGTGTTGGATTCAAAGGCACCAAAGTCTGATGCTGCATCAAGGTTCTGACTCGACGCACTGATATTTCCAGCAGAACTGTGTACAGGTGGTGGTGCACTAGATGATCCAACATTGGAGCTGAAGTCACCAAATGGGTCAGATCCACCAAAGCTGCTTAAAGGAATATCGCCGAAAGGATCAAATGGTTCAGGTACTGTCTTCTTGGACACAGAACTATTAGCAACAGAAGATGTCCCAGAACTTGGTGGTGGAATAAACCCCGTCTGTGGTGTAAACGCTGGAGCAAAGGTTGCATTTCCCGCAAAAAGGTCAACATTGTCCTGCAGTATTGAGCACACCATGTGTATCAATGAATTGGAGGAACTGCATGATTTGCTAAGAATGTCAAGAAACAAGCAACAAAGATGCAAAAAAGGCAAACAGATTTACAGTTTCAAGCTGAAGACACAACAACAGCAAAGTCTTTATCACTTTATCCAATCAGTTACAGCAAGACATAAAAAATATCAGACAATGTTCTCAACATATTTAGCAGCCTAAATATATAGAGAAAGCTGAGAACCAAACCTGGACATCCTGATGCGCAGCTGTTTCTGCACTTGGGGTTGCCGACTGGAAATCTGCATCACCAAATAGATCAACCTGAGGTTCTACAACACCTTTTGTTGCTGGAGTGGCTGCAGGCTCGTCaatgaaatcatccatcaagttTGGGCCAAAAAGATCGGCCTCACTAGTCTTTGCAGTGTTAGCTGCATCTGTAGAACAAAAAGAAAAGTAGTTACACAAAATAAGAAGACAACATGTATTCTATCTTTGGTGGTCTGAATAAAGTAATGGTCATTTTAATGACAAAGGGCATATATGCCCACTTATTTATTTGTGTTACATTATATTCACCTTACAATGGTCTGTCTACCTCTTTGAGGTCCAACCCACTAATTAAATATAAATAGATATACAATTTCCATAGCGTTGGCAAACTATCAGATTATCCCTTTTGATAAAAAACTAGTTGATCAATTAAACTGTCATTCATTTGATGACCTCCAATTTAAGCCAATATTACAAGTGTGCTACTTGCAAGATACTCTAGTTGTACATGCAAAATTGACGGGTGAACTAAAAAAAGATAAAGATAGATTTTAACAGACTTATGTGCCACGAATTGAACATGCATTCAGTACCACAGCTAAAGAAATTTATGGTAAGGAAGTAGCATAAGCACAaaaatatatatggatatatgtaAAATTGAGGGGTGAACTGAAAAAGATATAGACTTTAACAGATTTATGTGCCACAAATTGAACATGCATTCAGTACCACAGCTAAAGAAATTCCTGTTAAGGAAGTAgcataagcaaaaaaaaaaaatggataTAATATTTTACCATTTGAAGAAGATCCACGGGGATCAAAGTCATCGAAGTTGTCTTCGTTGCTTTTTGTGCTAGATGGTGGCTTCGAGGAGCTGGGTGGACATACAACTTCAGTGAAGGAGTAATAAATGCATAATAGGAAAATGCAAGCCTGAGTCTAAAAGTACCGAACTGATACATGGCATTTTCTCGTCAAAAAATATTGCTGCTCTTACTATACTTATACTGAATAAGATTCAAGACAAGGGCCTCCTACAAGAGGCAACACAGTAATAGTATACTCTAAGACTAACTATACTTTGATAGCAAATTACATATTACTTCACCCTTAGGAGTTGGGATCTAATTCTCTATCATGCAACCACCTAAGCTACCGAAAATCATACCACCATATCCCACCGGCTAACAaattttgaataatatgaaaaaaACGGACACAACTACTAAAAAAGGTTGTTATTGCCCGCAGTTATTGAAAACTAGTAGTGGTTATTTAACGTATATAAAAATGATAAGCAGAGTTATAGTACCTTCTATCATGCTTCGCATCCTTTCTTATCTTGCTCCCAGATTTCTTACTGCCAGTATTACCTGTAGAGGTTTTGGCTGATTCTTTGTCCCTGTAACTGTTGCTGAACGAATCGGCCTCCCTTGTGCCACTAAAACTCCCGTAACGTTCACCTGAACTGTAGTTGCTCCCTACAGAGCCTGAGCTTGATCTATATGATGATCCTGTTGAGGATAACCCAACATACCTTCATCCAGCAAATATATGTTTGGGTTAAGACTATCGAAGATGACTATACAACTAAAATAATCAGATGGAGAACACGTTTATTTCCGACAACTCACTTGTCACGGTTGCTGGCTGCTTTATCTCTCACAGCCTTTATTCTATCCTTGTCATTTATGATCCCCACTAGTGTTTCGACTTTCTTCCTCACATTTATTCCAGCATCTTTTCCATTAGGTTCCACAAACTCAAAACTCGAAAGAAccttaatggatacaacaaaaaaaaagtaactaCATGTAACCTCAATCAGAATGAATTATGAACAAAGCACAGACAACACATACCGAGATCTTTGAATAATGATCAAGAATGTTATCAACCGCCCGCTCAGAACCATTCGCTATCAAGTACTCGATAATTGTTAGAGCCTGTGCATTCATT includes these proteins:
- the LOC124671394 gene encoding uncharacterized protein LOC124671394, which translates into the protein MYSLHLQYTALTFHPHALHGHLLPPSPATPPFRCRSPPSPALAAAAAGLRFAYAPRASAAGNPRPEPQDEPGRKGGFWAKWTVESAEMRARVAKLGLAAVLAYGLFDAVTYTTFFVLAFLGYEKSTGKNPAANLKALVGIVILMWTGNNVTRPFRVAGAAALAPVIDRGLKGMQEKLNLPSQMYAFLLVVGTVAVVCFTVVGFLILSKWGK
- the LOC124671395 gene encoding myb family transcription factor PHL11-like translates to MEGSYSYGGGGDATAAAAVSRDPKQRLRWTPDLHQRFVHAVARLGGPDKATPKSVLRLMAMKGLTLYHLKSHLQKYRLGKQTKKTTDLELPNGGGFSGQNINFPIGASPVVPAGCGGAREMPLEDTLRYQIQVQRELCEQLEVQKKLQMRIEAQGRYLTEILNKAQKNISFEANGYTGLENTRSQLMDFNIALPGLTENGTHVYEENSEHLMKAISDDNLNDNNLDFQLYHVQSQQAKNVKCTPKTEDLLLLDLNVKGEHDLYSRGMQGCESDLKINQQRK
- the LOC124675077 gene encoding clathrin interactor EPSIN 1-like encodes the protein MDFMKVFDQTVREIKREVNLKVLKVPELEQKVLDATSDEPWGPHGSALSELAQATKKYSDCQMVMGVLWTRLAERDSNWRHVYKALTIIEYLIANGSERAVDNILDHYSKISVLSSFEFVEPNGKDAGINVRKKVETLVGIINDKDRIKAVRDKAASNRDKYVGLSSTGSSYRSSSGSVGSNYSSGERYGSFSGTREADSFSNSYRDKESAKTSTGNTGSKKSGSKIRKDAKHDRSSSKPPSSTKSNEDNFDDFDPRGSSSNDAANTAKTSEADLFGPNLMDDFIDEPAATPATKGVVEPQVDLFGDADFQSATPSAETAAHQDVQDNVDLFAGNATFAPAFTPQTGFIPPPSSGTSSVANSSVSKKTVPEPFDPFGDIPLSSFGGSDPFGDFSSNVGSSSAPPPVHSSAGNISASSQNLDAASDFGAFESNTKAAAKDPFDFSSSGNFGVATPLAAPKTDASDFGAFVANTEEAAKDPFDFSSSINNGRAGQTPLAAPKSNTKKENVQVKSSIWADSLSRGLIDLNITGPKKVNLADVGIVGGLGDGFDDKAQPSWNMGAGGSGLGMSGNPSTTQRAGGIESLANYNKYQFGYK